The following nucleotide sequence is from Rubrobacter radiotolerans DSM 5868.
GGCGTACCTCGTGCTCTCGAACAAGGGTCCGCTCTCCGGGACGATGCAGGAGTACCGGGAGCTTGTCGGACGGCTGCCGGGCAGGCTCTGGCACGAGGCGACGGTCGGGGCGGGGATGCCCATTATCTCCACGCTCGACATGCTTCAGGAGTCCGGGGATGAGGTGCTGGAGATCCAGGCTAGCCCCTCCGGGACTTTGGGTTACATCATGGGCGAGGTCGAGAAGGGCCACGCCTTCTCCGAGGTCGTGAAGAAGGCCGTCGAGCTTCACTACGCCGAGCCCGACCCGCGCGACGACCTCTCCGGCCTGGACGTTGCGCGCAAGGCGATCATCCTCGCAAGAAAGATGGGACGGGAGATCGAGCCGGAGGAGATCCCCTACGAGTCGCTCGTTCCGGAAGGTCTCGAAGACGTCTCTCTGGAGGAGTTCATGGAGCGTCTTCCGGAGGCGGACGAGGCGTTCCGGGAGCGGATCTCCTCCGTTGGGGAGGGGCGAAGGCTCCGCTACCTGGCGAAGGTCCCGAGGGAGGGCGCGGTCGAGGTCGGGCTGGTCGAGGCCGAGGTGGAGAGCGCCTTCGGTCCGATAGACGGCCCCGAGAACGTCTTTGACTTCAGGACCCGCCGCTACTCGGACGTTACTCTCACCGTCAGCGGTCCCGGTGCCGGTCCGGAGCGGACCGCGAGCGGCGTCGTCTTCGACCTGCTCGACATCGCGCACAAGACGCTGTAGCTGACGCTGCAGCGCGAACGCGGTAGAAAGACGGAAAGGCAACCGGTGCTTGCGGTTGCACTTGCGGTTGTGCGCGACCGGGCGGCGGCAGGTACGTAGCGCAGGGCTTGCAGGGTTTTTGCAGTAGATAGAGGAGAGTTATCTTATGGCGCAGGACGGATACGTTGTAGCGGTCGTCGGGGCGGGGCTTGTCGGGGAGCGGCTCGTCTCGGAGCTGAGGCGTCGGGAGTTCCCCGTGAGCGAGTTGAGGATCCTCGCGCGCACGGCTCGCACGACGGAGATCGCGGGTGAGACCTTCGAGGTCGGGGTGGCCGAGCCGGAGGCGTTCGAGGGAGTGGACCTCGCGTTCTTTGCCGGGACGGAGGGCGAGAAGGGAGCGGCGGTCCAGCTCTCGGGGGCGGCGATCGAGCGCGGCGCGGTCGTTATAGACAACGGCTCGGACTTTCGACTCGACGACGAGGTCCCGCTCGTCGTCCCGGAGGTGAACGCCGAGGCGCTCGACTCTCACAAGGGCCTCGTCGCGAACGCGAACTGCTCGACGACGCAGATGGTCGTCGCGCTCGCTCCGCTCGCGCGGGAGTTCGGCCTGAAGAAGGTCGTCGTCTCGACCTACCAGGCGGTCAGCGGCTCGGGACGCGAGGGCGTCGAGGCGCTGGAGAACGGCCGGGAGGGCGTCTACCCGAAGCCCATCGAGCGGAACGCGATCCCGCTCATAGGCTCGATCGGCGAGGACGGCTACTCGACCGAGGAGACGAAGATGCGCCTCGAATCGAGGAAGATCCTCTCCCACCCCGACCTCGAAGTCTTTGCAACGACCGTCCGCATCCCGGTCCACACCGGGCATGCCGAGAGCGTCTACGTCGAGCTCGGGCGCGAGGTCTCGAAGGAAGAAGTCCTCGAAGCCTTCGCTTCTGCTCCCGGCATCGTCTTCTCCGGCGACGCGAACGATTTTCCGACGCCGCTCGAAGCCGCCGGGGAGCCGGGAACGTTCGTTGGGCGCGTGCGCGTCGAGGGCGACCGGGTCGGGTTCTGGTGCGTGGCGGACAACCTGCTCAAGGGCGCGGCGACGAACGCGGTCCAGATCGCCGAGTCCCTTATCGAGCGGTCCCTGCTCGGGCAGAAGGCGAGGGTCTAGAATCTCCGGGTTTGAGGTCCGCCTCGCAACCGAGGCGGACACTCCGCTCGTCCTCGACTTCATCAGGCGGCTCGCGGAGTACGAAAGGCTCGCGCACGAGGTCGTGGCGACGGAGAGGGACCTGCGGGAGACGCTCTTCGGGGAGCGGCGCTACGCTGAGGTGCTGCTGGGTTTCGTAGGGGACGAGCCGGTTGCGTTCGCCCTCTTCTTCCATAACTACTCGACGTTTCTGGGGAGGCCGGGGATCTACCTCGAAGACCTCTTCGTCCTTCCGGAGCGGCGCGGCTCGGGATACGGGAAGGCGATGCTCCGACGTCTTGCAAAGCTCGCCGTAAAGAGAAACTGCGGGCGACTCGAATGGTGGGTCCTCGACTGGAACGAGGATGCGATCGGCTTCTACCGGAGCCTGGGGGCCGTTCCGATGGACGAGTGGACGACGATGCGGCTTGCCGGCGATTCACTCAAGGAGCTTGCCTCGGACGGCTCTTCGAGCGGATAAACTAGGGAGAGGACGCACTGACGACCGAGAGGAGAGAGCATGGCCGGTGAGAAGCGGGAGAAGAAGGGCTTCTGGTCGAGGATATTCTCCAGCCAGCACACGTCGGAGCGTGAGGAGAAGGTCCTTGAGTACATCGTCCACCGGACGGGTGAGGGCGTGCCCTTGCGCGAGGTCATGGAGGAGGAGTACGTCAAGCGCAACGCGACTCGCTCGCAGCGCGAGGACATCCTGAGCGACCCGCGCCTCGTCCAGTCGGCGCGCGAGCGGATGAAGGAATCCTTCGAGTCCGGCGACCTTGACCCGCGCGGCAAGCGCAGCTAGACAAAGGACGTCCGGAACCGGCCTCGCCCTTCGGGTTGATATAATTTCACATCGCGCCTCGCGGATAAGAGCGGTTGCGGAAACTCACAGAACCCGGAGGGTCTCGAAAGATGCCGATCTACGAATACAAGTGTCAGAACGGGCACGTCTTCGACGTCATGCAGCGGATGTCCGACGATCCGCTCGAAGTCTGCATCAAGTGCGACGCCTCGGTGCGGAAGGTGATGCAGCCGGTCGGGATCTCCTTCAAGGGCTCGGGCTTCTACTCGACCGACTACAGCGGCGCGAGCCAGAACACGCCGCCGGGCGAGTCGAACGTCTCGAAGAACGGGTCCTCCGACGCCTCTTCTTCGCAGAACGGCGACTCGAAGTCTTCCTCTTCCGAGAAGGCGGGGAGCGCGACCGGGGCCTCGTCCGGCTCTTCTTCGGGGGCTTCAGGGGACTAGACCGTGAGCGGGGACGCACGGGTTCGGGAGATAGCGAATCCCGACCGCAGCGCGTCTCCTGCCCGCAGGCAGGTACTCGAACGGACGCTCGGGCGGATCGTACTCGCGCTCACGTTCCTTATCGTCGTGGGCGCCGTCGCCATCTCCTCCGGCCTCGTTGTCTACACGGCCTGGGTCCACGACCTCAGAGAAGGCTTCTTCGCGCTCGTATTCGCCGTCATGAGCGGGAAGATCGCCCTCCACTGGTTTCTCTGGAAAGAGGAGGCCGACCAGCTCTCCGAGTAGCATCTGTGCTTTTCACGAGCTGAAAAGTCCTGCAAACGGCTGTTCCTGAACTTCAGATTCAGGCTGCATTCGCGGTTTCTCTCCCGTATAGTGTCCGGCGGCCCCGGGGCGGGGTCGTGCTGTGGAGGAGAGCTAGAGGGAGGGTTCGAGAGCTTTGTCGAGCGGGGGGGATTTCGCGCACCTGCACTGCCATTCGGAGTACTCGATGCTGGACGGGGCGAGCCGGATAAAGGACCTTGTCGCGTTCGCGAAGGGAGAGGGTTCCCCGGGCATCGCGCTGACCGATCACGGCTGCATGTACGGTATGGTGAAGTTCTACCAGGAGGCGATGGGGGCCGGGATCAAGCCGCTAATGGGCTGCGAGGTCTATGTGACCGCCGACCGTCACGACCGGAGCCGGAGCAGCTACTATCACCTGACGCTTATCGCCCGCACCGGCGAAGGCTACAGAAACCTCCTGAAGCTCTCGACCGCCGGTTACCTTGAAGGCTTCTACTACAAGCCCCGCGTGGACATGGAGCTTCTTCGGCGGTACGGGAAGGGCATCATCTGCCTCTCCGGGTGTCTCTCTGCCGAAGTGCCGTCGAAGATCCTCGAAGGGAAGCTAGATGAGGCGCGGCAGAGGCTCCTTGATTACGAGGAGATCTTCGACGCCGTCTACCTTGAGATGCAGGACCACGGGATAGACCTGCAGCGGCGCGTGAACGAGGGCATCATCAAGCTCCACAAGGAGACCGGGATAGACCTCGTCGCAACGAACGACTCGCACTACACCGCCCGCTCGGACGCGAAGATGCACGACGTCCTTCTGTGCATCGGGACTGGGAAGTTCTACAACGACCCCAAGCGCATGAGGTTCGACGGCGAGGAGTTCTACGTCAAGAGCAAAGAGGAGATGGCGCGCATCTTCCCCGATCACCCCGAGGCGCTTGAGAACACGATAAAGGTCGTGAACAGCGTCGAGGACGTGGGGCTTGAGCTCGGCAAAACGCGCCTGCCGAACTTCGAGAAGCCCGCCGGACACACGGCGAAGTCGTACCTGAGAGAGCTATGTGAGCGTGGCCTCGTGAACCGCTACGGCGAGCGCGCGAGGTCGCCGGAGGTCAGGCAGCGGCTCGACTTCGAGCTGGAGACCATAGGCAAGATGGGCTTTGAGGACTACTTCCTTATCGTGTGGGACTTTGTCCGGTACGCAAAGGAGCAGAAGATAGCCGTAGGCCCCGGGCGAGGCTCCGCTGCGGGCTCGATCGTCGCCTACGCCCTTGAGATAACGGACCTCGACCCGCTTGAGTACAGCCTGCTCTTCGAGCGGTTCCTCAACCCGGACCGCATAAGCATGCCGGACGTGGACATCGACTTCTCGGTGGGCGGTCGCGCCGAGGTGATGCGTTACGTCACCGAGAAGTACGGCGGCCACGAGCACGTCGCCCAGATCATCACCTTCGGGACCATCGGCGCAAAGGCCGCCATCCGGGACGCCGGGCGCATCTATCAGTTCCCCTACGGCGAGACCGACAAGCTCGCCAAGTTCATCCCCGAGAAGCCCGTCGGCACGGGCTTGCGCGATGTGTTGATACAACGAGACGATGGAGAGTACGAGCCGGGAGAGAAGCACCCCGGAGCGGCGCGGGAGATGATCTCCTACGTCAAGGCGAACGACTCGGCGCGGCAGGTGCTCGATACGGCCTTCGAGATCGAGGGCTACGCAAGGCACGCCGGGACGCATGCGGCGGGGGTCGTGATCTCGGAGGAGAAGCTTACGGACATCGTGCCGCTTCAGAGGGTGGCGAAGGACGAGGGCGCGGTGATGGTCCAGCACCCGATGAGCGACGTGGAGGCTCTCGGGCTGCTGAAGGTGGACTTTCTGGGGCTCCGGAACCTCGACGTCATCGAGGAGACGCTCGCCACGATAAAGGAGACCCGGGGCGAGGAGGTGGACATCGCGAAGGTCCCCCTCGATGATGAGGAGACCTTGAAGCTCTTCGAGCGAGGGGACACTTTCGGGGTCTTTCAGTTCGAGTCGAGCGGGATGCAGCGGATGCTTCAGGAGGTCCGGCCCGACCGCTTCGACGACCTCGTTGCGCTGAACGCGCTCTACCGTCCGGGACCGATGGACTACATCCCGACGTTCAAGAAGGGCAAGCACGACCCGGAGAGCGTCGTTTATCTGGACGAGCGGCTCAAGCCGATACTGGAGCCGACGTACGGGGTTGCGGCCTATCAGGAGCAGCTCATGGAGATAAGCAAGTCCATCGGCGGCTTCACACCGGGCGAGGCGGATACGCTCCGGAAGGCCATCGGAAAAAAGAACCTGAAGCTCCTCGCTCCGCTCAAGGACAAGTTCGTCTCCGGCTGCGAAAAGAACGGCGTCGGCGA
It contains:
- a CDS encoding FmdB family zinc ribbon protein produces the protein MPIYEYKCQNGHVFDVMQRMSDDPLEVCIKCDASVRKVMQPVGISFKGSGFYSTDYSGASQNTPPGESNVSKNGSSDASSSQNGDSKSSSSEKAGSATGASSGSSSGASGD
- a CDS encoding aspartate-semialdehyde dehydrogenase, which gives rise to MAQDGYVVAVVGAGLVGERLVSELRRREFPVSELRILARTARTTEIAGETFEVGVAEPEAFEGVDLAFFAGTEGEKGAAVQLSGAAIERGAVVIDNGSDFRLDDEVPLVVPEVNAEALDSHKGLVANANCSTTQMVVALAPLAREFGLKKVVVSTYQAVSGSGREGVEALENGREGVYPKPIERNAIPLIGSIGEDGYSTEETKMRLESRKILSHPDLEVFATTVRIPVHTGHAESVYVELGREVSKEEVLEAFASAPGIVFSGDANDFPTPLEAAGEPGTFVGRVRVEGDRVGFWCVADNLLKGAATNAVQIAESLIERSLLGQKARV
- a CDS encoding GNAT family N-acetyltransferase, yielding MSGFEVRLATEADTPLVLDFIRRLAEYERLAHEVVATERDLRETLFGERRYAEVLLGFVGDEPVAFALFFHNYSTFLGRPGIYLEDLFVLPERRGSGYGKAMLRRLAKLAVKRNCGRLEWWVLDWNEDAIGFYRSLGAVPMDEWTTMRLAGDSLKELASDGSSSG
- a CDS encoding DNA polymerase III subunit alpha, which produces MSSGGDFAHLHCHSEYSMLDGASRIKDLVAFAKGEGSPGIALTDHGCMYGMVKFYQEAMGAGIKPLMGCEVYVTADRHDRSRSSYYHLTLIARTGEGYRNLLKLSTAGYLEGFYYKPRVDMELLRRYGKGIICLSGCLSAEVPSKILEGKLDEARQRLLDYEEIFDAVYLEMQDHGIDLQRRVNEGIIKLHKETGIDLVATNDSHYTARSDAKMHDVLLCIGTGKFYNDPKRMRFDGEEFYVKSKEEMARIFPDHPEALENTIKVVNSVEDVGLELGKTRLPNFEKPAGHTAKSYLRELCERGLVNRYGERARSPEVRQRLDFELETIGKMGFEDYFLIVWDFVRYAKEQKIAVGPGRGSAAGSIVAYALEITDLDPLEYSLLFERFLNPDRISMPDVDIDFSVGGRAEVMRYVTEKYGGHEHVAQIITFGTIGAKAAIRDAGRIYQFPYGETDKLAKFIPEKPVGTGLRDVLIQRDDGEYEPGEKHPGAAREMISYVKANDSARQVLDTAFEIEGYARHAGTHAAGVVISEEKLTDIVPLQRVAKDEGAVMVQHPMSDVEALGLLKVDFLGLRNLDVIEETLATIKETRGEEVDIAKVPLDDEETLKLFERGDTFGVFQFESSGMQRMLQEVRPDRFDDLVALNALYRPGPMDYIPTFKKGKHDPESVVYLDERLKPILEPTYGVAAYQEQLMEISKSIGGFTPGEADTLRKAIGKKNLKLLAPLKDKFVSGCEKNGVGEEVAEELWGWMEKAGGYSFNKSHSACYSFLAFQTGYLKAHYPTEYMAALLSSVMNTKDRVPQYVAEARAMKIEVLPPDVNESGHRFTAVDGKILFGLSAVKGVGEGCVEAIIEAREAGGPFADIFDFCDRVPPKTVSKRVLESLIKCGAFDSMGVGRQALLAVHAQAADRAAAAAKGADEGQFAMFDVTELAPPKPEIPEMEDDKRETLEWEKETLGLFVSDHPLRPVLHKLKKHVDTSVSELDGRRDGDFVWVGGLATSVRVNTTRKGDTMAMMQLDDTRGLAEVMVFPRVYAKFSGAIREDAIVKVKGRVERKEGLPRIMAMEVEELDLKPGADPLYLRASAFTGLARKEARRAFEVIQRFPGDAPLMLVTDDGRVEERIADVEDAGDLHAELKRILGLDSIGYARPAPEAGEEREPLPPEPVRMERVS